In a single window of the Melioribacteraceae bacterium genome:
- a CDS encoding glycosyl hydrolase, translating to MKLLRVLLIISLFPLLNLFAQKDLNKSDKKPKELISKSIFSGLKFRSIGPAFTSGRISDFAVNPNNFSEYYVATSSGHLWKTVNAGITWSAIADTLPYSLGVVVMDPNNSNVVWVGSGENNHQRALGYGNGVYKSTDGGQSWNFMGLKDSRQIGGIVINPKNSDIVYVAAEGSAWGSGGDRGLYKTIDGGKTWIKSLYISEDTGINNVVMDPRDPNVLYATSEQRRRHIFTKIGGGPESAVYKSVDGGTTWNKIMKGLPSSDIGGMGIAISPVNPDVLYLIVQAAENGSGFYRTVNRGASWEKMSDHHESGQYYNEIFCDPVNVDKVYSVETYSHVTEDAGKTWRRISNNQRHVDDHAMWINPNNANHFLIGGDGGVYETFDSGIHFDFKENLPVTQFYRVNVDNAEPFYNIYGGTQDNNSFGGPSQTINADGIVNSDWYVTNGGDGFWTAIDPNDPNIVYAESQYGGMVRYDKKSREAVDIRPEPGKGEKTYKWYWDTPLIISPHSPTRLYTAAERVFRSDDRGDSWTVISDDLSTQTDRNSFPVMGKYWSIDAVAKDVSTSLFGLVVAFAESPLKENLLFAGTDDGLLQISEDAKSWQKVSEFPGVPKFTLVSDILPDKFDASTVYITFNNHKRDDFKPYVLKSIDKGKTWKSIAANLPIDGAVNTIEQDFINPNLLFVGTEWGFYFSIDGGEKWINLQNGLPKVKICDIAIQKRENDLVLASFGRGFFVLDNYSPLREISREAAEKEFHLFTIKDASQFIFEGGRYGQGSTYYKAPNPEYGATLTYYLKEVPKTLKAERKEKEKELFKTGKPIPQPSTDELLAEENEKPPYLIFSIKDTDGYVVKKITQKASAGINRIAWDLRYESHMPVSVKDNKFDPSAKQNSGFLAMPGKYSVDISLISRGTEKVLASGAEFIVKSLNNTTLPAANREEYVNYHRKAAELARTIIGAGRLTDELIIKFETIKQTINNAPLANFDLLSRTEKISDELRDIKFKFSGPPQKASAEETPPTTPSYNSRLSTLLYTQSRSTSNVTKNQKVAYEVLREEIQPVLDNLKKIKENDLKAIETELEKINAPWTPGRLPQVK from the coding sequence ATGAAGTTGTTACGTGTTTTACTGATTATTTCTCTTTTTCCACTTTTAAATCTTTTTGCCCAAAAGGATTTGAATAAAAGCGACAAAAAGCCAAAGGAGCTGATTTCAAAAAGTATTTTTAGCGGTTTGAAATTTAGGAGTATTGGACCGGCGTTCACATCCGGAAGAATTTCTGATTTCGCGGTAAATCCAAATAATTTTAGCGAGTACTATGTTGCCACTTCAAGTGGACATTTATGGAAAACAGTAAACGCTGGAATTACCTGGAGTGCGATTGCCGATACACTGCCCTATTCGCTTGGTGTTGTAGTTATGGATCCAAATAACTCAAATGTTGTTTGGGTTGGCAGCGGGGAAAATAATCATCAACGCGCATTAGGTTACGGGAATGGGGTTTATAAATCGACTGATGGTGGGCAAAGTTGGAATTTTATGGGATTGAAAGATTCTCGCCAAATAGGTGGAATTGTTATCAATCCAAAAAATTCGGATATAGTTTATGTTGCTGCTGAAGGATCTGCCTGGGGTTCCGGAGGCGATAGAGGTTTATATAAAACTATAGACGGCGGTAAAACCTGGATTAAATCACTTTACATAAGTGAAGATACCGGGATAAATAATGTTGTTATGGATCCACGGGATCCAAATGTATTATATGCTACATCTGAGCAACGAAGACGCCACATCTTTACCAAAATTGGAGGCGGACCCGAATCGGCTGTTTACAAATCTGTTGATGGAGGCACTACTTGGAATAAAATTATGAAAGGACTTCCCTCCTCTGATATTGGAGGAATGGGTATAGCTATTTCTCCTGTTAATCCCGATGTACTTTACTTAATTGTTCAAGCCGCAGAAAATGGAAGTGGATTTTACAGAACGGTAAACAGAGGAGCTTCCTGGGAAAAAATGAGCGATCATCATGAATCGGGTCAATATTATAATGAAATTTTTTGCGATCCAGTAAATGTTGATAAAGTTTATTCCGTAGAAACTTATTCCCACGTAACTGAAGATGCTGGTAAAACATGGAGAAGGATAAGCAATAATCAGAGACATGTGGATGATCACGCTATGTGGATTAATCCCAATAATGCAAATCATTTTTTGATTGGTGGTGACGGAGGAGTTTACGAAACTTTTGACAGTGGAATACACTTTGACTTTAAGGAAAATTTACCTGTAACACAATTTTATAGAGTAAATGTAGATAATGCAGAACCATTCTATAATATTTATGGTGGGACACAAGATAACAATAGTTTCGGTGGCCCTTCTCAAACAATAAACGCCGATGGAATTGTAAATAGTGATTGGTATGTTACCAATGGAGGTGACGGATTCTGGACTGCTATAGATCCAAATGATCCTAATATTGTATACGCCGAATCTCAATATGGTGGGATGGTTAGGTATGACAAAAAAAGTAGAGAAGCTGTTGATATTAGACCCGAGCCGGGTAAAGGTGAAAAGACTTATAAATGGTACTGGGATACTCCTTTAATTATTAGTCCCCATTCTCCAACCAGATTATACACTGCCGCCGAGAGAGTATTCAGAAGTGATGACAGAGGTGACAGCTGGACAGTAATCAGTGATGATTTATCAACTCAGACTGACCGCAACTCATTTCCTGTTATGGGGAAATATTGGAGTATTGACGCGGTTGCCAAAGATGTAAGTACTTCATTGTTTGGATTGGTTGTTGCATTTGCGGAATCTCCACTAAAAGAAAACCTTTTATTCGCCGGGACCGATGATGGACTGCTTCAGATTAGTGAGGATGCAAAATCGTGGCAAAAAGTATCTGAATTTCCGGGTGTTCCTAAATTTACACTTGTGAGTGATATTCTTCCCGATAAATTTGACGCGAGCACAGTATATATAACATTTAACAATCACAAGCGTGATGATTTTAAGCCTTATGTATTGAAAAGCATTGATAAAGGAAAAACATGGAAATCTATTGCGGCAAATTTGCCTATAGATGGCGCAGTCAATACTATCGAGCAGGATTTTATAAATCCAAATTTACTTTTTGTTGGTACTGAGTGGGGTTTTTATTTCAGTATTGATGGAGGAGAAAAATGGATTAATCTTCAAAATGGATTACCGAAAGTAAAGATTTGTGATATCGCAATTCAGAAAAGAGAGAATGATTTAGTTCTTGCTTCATTTGGTAGGGGATTTTTTGTACTTGATAATTATTCACCACTAAGAGAAATATCCAGAGAGGCGGCTGAAAAAGAATTTCATTTGTTTACAATTAAAGATGCGTCGCAATTTATTTTTGAAGGTGGACGATATGGACAAGGTTCAACTTATTATAAAGCACCTAATCCCGAATATGGGGCAACATTAACATATTATTTAAAGGAAGTTCCTAAAACACTGAAAGCCGAAAGGAAGGAAAAGGAAAAAGAACTATTTAAAACAGGTAAACCAATTCCGCAACCATCGACTGATGAATTGTTAGCTGAAGAAAATGAAAAGCCACCATATTTAATTTTCTCTATTAAAGATACGGATGGATATGTAGTAAAGAAGATTACTCAAAAGGCTTCCGCCGGAATAAACAGAATTGCGTGGGACTTACGATATGAGAGTCACATGCCGGTTTCAGTAAAGGATAACAAATTTGATCCTTCAGCAAAACAAAATAGCGGCTTCCTCGCTATGCCCGGTAAGTATTCAGTTGATATATCATTAATTAGTAGAGGAACCGAAAAAGTATTAGCAAGTGGTGCTGAATTTATAGTGAAATCGTTAAACAATACTACACTCCCCGCTGCTAACAGAGAGGAATATGTTAATTATCATAGAAAAGCAGCAGAACTCGCAAGGACAATAATAGGGGCTGGAAGATTAACAGATGAACTGATAATTAAATTTGAGACAATCAAACAAACAATTAATAATGCGCCATTAGCCAATTTTGATTTACTGAGCAGAACGGAAAAAATTTCGGATGAACTTCGCGATATTAAATTTAAGTTCTCCGGTCCTCCGCAAAAAGCAAGTGCTGAAGAAACACCTCCAACAACTCCAAGTTACAATAGCAGACTCAGCACTTTACTCTATACTCAAAGCCGTTCGACATCTAATGTTACAAAGAATCAAAAAGTGGCATATGAAGTATTAAGAGAAGAAATTCAACCGGTTTTAGATAATCTTAAAAAGATTAAAGAGAATGATCTAAAGGCAATTGAAACAGAATTAGAAAAAATAAATGCGCCTTGGACACCGGGTAGATTACCTCAAGTAAAATAG
- a CDS encoding SDR family oxidoreductase has product MRKTKVVVTGGAGFIGSHIVEYWLSEGAEVHIIDNLRSGFISNVVLFPDAAFHYGSITDKSLVDEVFKDADYVHHLAALISVPESVERPYECIEINLIGLLNVLEASRKFGVKKIVLSSSAAVYGENPESPKTTKTLPAPKSPYGITKLDGEYYLNMYKELYGLGAVSLRYFNVFGPRQDPKSQYAAAVPIFITKALKDDPITIYGDGEQTRDFIFVKDVVQANILAAKNEDVNGVFNVALGNSTSIKTLAETIISLTESKSDIHFHSERKGDIKHSLADIQKIKKELNFNPNFDLESSLKLTIDYFKQIGI; this is encoded by the coding sequence ATGCGTAAAACTAAAGTTGTGGTGACCGGTGGAGCCGGTTTTATTGGAAGTCACATTGTTGAATATTGGCTGAGCGAAGGAGCCGAAGTGCACATAATTGATAATCTTCGGTCCGGATTTATCTCAAATGTTGTTCTTTTTCCAGATGCTGCATTTCACTATGGAAGTATTACTGATAAAAGTTTGGTTGATGAAGTATTTAAAGATGCCGATTATGTTCATCATCTTGCCGCATTAATTTCTGTTCCGGAATCGGTAGAAAGACCATATGAATGTATAGAAATTAATTTAATTGGTTTGTTGAATGTTTTAGAAGCGTCAAGAAAATTTGGTGTTAAAAAAATCGTACTCAGTAGTTCAGCCGCGGTTTATGGAGAAAATCCCGAATCACCAAAAACTACTAAAACCCTTCCCGCCCCAAAATCACCTTATGGTATTACAAAACTTGACGGTGAATATTATCTGAATATGTATAAAGAATTATATGGACTCGGCGCTGTATCTTTAAGATATTTTAATGTGTTTGGTCCGAGACAAGATCCCAAAAGCCAATACGCCGCCGCAGTCCCAATTTTTATCACAAAAGCGTTGAAGGATGACCCGATTACAATTTATGGCGATGGCGAACAAACTCGGGATTTTATTTTTGTTAAAGATGTAGTGCAGGCGAATATTTTGGCAGCTAAGAATGAAGATGTGAACGGAGTTTTTAATGTGGCTCTCGGAAATTCAACTTCGATTAAAACTCTCGCTGAAACGATTATTAGTTTAACAGAAAGCAAAAGCGATATTCATTTTCATTCTGAGAGAAAAGGGGATATTAAACATAGCCTTGCCGACATTCAAAAGATTAAAAAGGAATTAAATTTTAATCCTAATTTTGATTTAGAATCATCCCTTAAACTCACTATTGATTATTTTAAACAAATAGGGATCTGA
- a CDS encoding GNAT family N-acetyltransferase: MSNYVIRNMTIDEVKNIAVEWAAVEGWNPGLYDYLAFYNCDPNGFFVGLLDNIPIACISAISYEGKFGFIGFYIVKPEFRGMGYGLKVWNKGIEYLSNHNIGLDGVVAQQSNYAKSGFKLAYSNIRYEGRANAMSIKNNNIFPFTNEHFNTLVEYDNNFFPVPRRDFLKHWFNLTDSATFLSLENNKITGCATIRKCRVGYKVGPLFAETYEIAESLFAACNNFAEAGSPIYLDTPEVNFSAVSLAEENDMKQVFGTARMYTKEIPNINIDRIYGVTTFELG, encoded by the coding sequence ATGAGTAATTATGTTATTAGAAATATGACGATTGATGAAGTAAAAAATATTGCCGTTGAATGGGCGGCTGTCGAGGGATGGAATCCTGGGCTTTATGATTATTTGGCATTTTATAATTGTGACCCGAATGGATTCTTTGTTGGCCTACTAGATAATATTCCAATCGCTTGCATTTCCGCAATATCTTATGAAGGAAAGTTTGGATTCATCGGGTTTTATATTGTAAAACCGGAGTTTCGTGGAATGGGCTATGGGTTAAAAGTATGGAATAAAGGAATTGAATATTTGAGTAATCACAACATTGGACTCGATGGTGTTGTAGCTCAACAATCCAACTATGCAAAATCCGGATTCAAACTAGCCTACAGCAACATCCGTTATGAGGGAAGGGCGAACGCAATGAGTATAAAGAATAATAATATTTTCCCATTTACAAATGAACATTTTAATACACTCGTTGAATATGATAATAATTTTTTTCCGGTTCCAAGAAGAGATTTTCTAAAACACTGGTTCAATCTTACCGATTCAGCCACTTTTCTCTCCTTAGAAAATAATAAAATTACTGGCTGCGCAACTATAAGAAAATGTAGAGTTGGATATAAGGTGGGACCGTTATTTGCTGAAACTTATGAAATTGCGGAATCTTTATTCGCGGCATGCAATAATTTTGCTGAAGCAGGTTCACCAATATATCTTGATACTCCCGAAGTGAATTTTAGTGCTGTAAGCCTTGCGGAAGAAAATGATATGAAACAAGTTTTTGGAACCGCAAGGATGTACACCAAGGAAATTCCAAATATAAATATAGATCGGATATACGGAGTTACAACATTCGAGTTAGGATAG
- a CDS encoding STAS domain-containing protein: protein MNITKTKNGSNLVLCLTGRIDTITCNLLNEEIDNFFNENCQKLVLDFSEVDYISSAGLRVILAAQKKVSSSNLEFELTNMSDAIKNIFNITGFSQIVKIV from the coding sequence ATGAATATTACTAAAACTAAAAACGGGTCTAATCTAGTTCTTTGTTTAACAGGCAGAATAGACACAATCACCTGTAATCTCTTGAATGAGGAGATTGATAATTTTTTCAATGAGAATTGCCAAAAACTGGTGTTGGATTTTTCTGAGGTAGATTATATAAGCAGTGCCGGATTAAGAGTAATCTTAGCCGCCCAGAAAAAAGTCTCATCGAGTAATCTGGAATTTGAACTGACGAACATGAGTGATGCGATAAAGAACATTTTTAATATTACAGGGTTTTCTCAAATAGTTAAAATAGTTTAA
- a CDS encoding amino acid ABC transporter ATP-binding protein, producing MIKVEKLGKKFGNLTVLNEINLEIHKGEVISIIGPSGTGKSTFLRCLNLLETPTHGKIFIDNVDILNKSTNVPKLRQKMGMVFQSFNLFSHLSVLDNLTIGPIKLLNKSKEDAEVKAKELLKMVGLAEKAYSFADELSGGQKQRVAIARCLSMDPEIILFDEPTSALDPTMVSEVLAVIRRLAKEGMTLAIVTHEMDFARDVSNRVLYMDDGFIYEEGSPKQIFENPQREKTKAFINRIRSFNYQIRSADYDLYSMNAEIQQFCEKHVLSKKVINNVILLLEELLAVNNSVSKEININLTLSYSEKHNSLEITFDSGGCDNNILEDSAADELSISIIKGITQSINYDRINERNILTISINVGS from the coding sequence ATGATTAAAGTTGAAAAACTCGGCAAAAAATTTGGCAATCTAACAGTGCTTAATGAAATCAACCTGGAAATTCACAAGGGGGAAGTAATTTCTATTATTGGTCCATCCGGTACCGGAAAAAGTACTTTCTTGAGATGTCTAAATTTGCTTGAAACTCCAACTCATGGAAAAATATTTATTGATAATGTAGATATCCTCAATAAAAGTACAAACGTTCCTAAACTGCGCCAAAAAATGGGAATGGTATTTCAATCGTTTAATTTATTTTCGCATTTAAGTGTCTTGGATAATCTAACTATAGGACCAATAAAACTTTTAAATAAAAGTAAGGAAGATGCGGAGGTTAAAGCAAAGGAACTGCTAAAGATGGTTGGACTGGCTGAAAAAGCATATAGTTTTGCCGATGAACTTTCGGGCGGTCAGAAGCAAAGAGTAGCTATCGCCAGATGTCTATCAATGGATCCGGAAATAATTCTTTTTGATGAGCCCACTTCGGCTCTAGATCCAACTATGGTGAGCGAGGTATTAGCCGTAATTAGAAGACTCGCAAAAGAGGGAATGACTTTGGCAATTGTTACTCATGAAATGGATTTCGCGCGCGATGTATCAAACCGGGTTCTATATATGGATGATGGTTTTATATATGAAGAAGGTTCACCAAAACAAATATTCGAAAATCCGCAGCGAGAAAAGACGAAAGCATTTATAAATAGAATAAGAAGTTTTAATTATCAAATCCGAAGTGCCGATTATGATCTTTATTCGATGAATGCTGAGATTCAGCAGTTCTGCGAAAAGCATGTGCTCTCAAAGAAAGTTATTAACAATGTTATTCTTCTTTTAGAAGAATTGCTTGCTGTAAATAATTCGGTATCCAAAGAGATAAATATTAACCTTACTTTATCCTATTCCGAAAAACATAATAGTTTAGAAATTACATTCGACTCTGGCGGTTGTGATAATAATATTCTAGAGGATTCAGCAGCAGACGAACTTAGCATATCAATTATTAAAGGAATAACACAATCAATAAATTATGACAGAATAAACGAGCGAAACATTCTCACTATTTCTATAAATGTGGGTTCATAG
- a CDS encoding ABC transporter permease subunit (The N-terminal region of this protein, as described by TIGR01726, is a three transmembrane segment that identifies a subfamily of ABC transporter permease subunits, which specificities that include histidine, arginine, glutamine, glutamate, L-cystine (sic), the opines (in Agrobacterium) octopine and nopaline, etc.) — protein MFRIKDNRIKYFTSIILLCILISCSSKNKQITKLDDAANSKIGVMTGTTGEQLAIKRFPNAEVKSFDDIMDAVAALKSGQINAVITGYPAAMNVSKRNDDLFYLDEAVDYENTAIAIRKGNPELLNQLNNFITELKNNGTLADMKRRWFKTDFSPYEVPNIEIPEKGEVLKVGVSATREPFCFLDADKNVSGHDGELARRVSVKLNRPIQFVDMKFSALITALQSGKIDIIITGMTATEERSKSVDFTESYFLNSQVMLVKKGDEDQLKYDEQINKLSSVNDVKDKKIGVLLGSVHDTYAIKNYPNATILQYKSPSEILLAVKSQKVDAAFYTTETLREMIRSDNEIKILGDTLFAVPIGMGFNKENTKLREQFNSFLRLIKSNGEYQEMVNRWLINGEYEMPELKKTITSGTLVVGTVSDKGLPFTVIQDGKMIGFDIELVERFASHIGKELKLVDMEFGSLIIAAASKKIDMIASTLMITEERKKQIDFSDVYYKLGASIFALSKNISEKSIPRLKTLDDIADKKVGVYAGTVHDGFVMEKYPKAEIFRYNSTPDMILALKTGKIDVSFFDYYSAGIILKDNEEIGILSEEALDLPLGIGFSKNKPELTKKFNNFLKMVKANGKFDEMYKKWFQDDIEKAKMPEFPQKQYSNKLTLGVSVADLPYSAFVNGEYVGFDIELLKTFADHENIELKIITMDFSALVAALAAGKVDMIADGISITEERARQVDFSDKYLDFRTAVLALKSNMGHEVNSEKLTNTISFFESIRNSFTNNIIVEKRYLLIIDGLRTTAIISLLSILFGSILGSFICYMRMAKKKILLIPAKIYISLLRGTPVLVVLMIIFYVVFASVDIDPVIVAVVAFGMNFAAYVSEMFRTGIEGVDSGQSEAGIAMGFTKIETFIFIVLPQAARRILTVYKGEVISLVKMTSIVGYIAVQDLTKASDIIRSRTFDAFFPLIMVAVLYFLISWLLMLVLGYVERLADPKTKLRRSL, from the coding sequence ATGTTCAGAATAAAAGATAATAGAATTAAATATTTCACTTCAATAATACTTTTGTGCATACTCATTTCATGCAGTAGTAAAAATAAACAAATCACTAAACTTGATGACGCAGCAAATAGTAAAATTGGAGTTATGACCGGCACTACAGGCGAACAACTTGCAATTAAAAGATTTCCTAACGCAGAAGTTAAAAGTTTTGATGATATAATGGATGCGGTTGCGGCGTTAAAATCGGGACAGATAAATGCTGTAATTACAGGGTATCCCGCGGCAATGAACGTAAGCAAAAGAAATGATGATCTGTTTTATCTCGATGAAGCAGTTGATTATGAGAACACAGCCATCGCAATCAGAAAGGGAAATCCTGAATTACTGAATCAACTTAATAATTTTATAACTGAACTTAAAAATAACGGCACTCTCGCAGATATGAAGAGGAGATGGTTCAAAACCGATTTTTCTCCTTATGAAGTACCCAATATTGAAATTCCCGAAAAAGGGGAAGTGCTTAAAGTCGGTGTGAGCGCAACTAGAGAACCTTTCTGTTTTCTTGATGCCGATAAAAATGTTTCCGGACATGATGGTGAACTGGCTCGGAGAGTATCGGTTAAATTAAACAGACCAATTCAGTTTGTGGATATGAAATTCTCCGCGCTAATTACCGCACTCCAATCGGGTAAAATTGATATAATTATTACAGGAATGACGGCTACAGAAGAAAGAAGTAAATCTGTTGATTTCACTGAATCGTACTTCCTCAATTCTCAAGTAATGCTTGTTAAAAAAGGAGACGAAGACCAACTTAAGTATGACGAACAAATAAATAAATTAAGTTCTGTAAATGATGTAAAGGATAAAAAAATTGGAGTACTACTCGGCTCGGTTCATGATACCTATGCGATTAAAAATTATCCCAACGCAACAATATTGCAGTATAAAAGCCCTTCTGAAATTCTGCTTGCGGTAAAATCACAAAAAGTTGATGCGGCGTTTTATACAACCGAAACATTGAGAGAAATGATTCGATCCGATAACGAAATAAAAATATTGGGAGATACACTTTTTGCAGTTCCTATAGGGATGGGTTTTAATAAAGAGAATACCAAATTAAGAGAACAGTTTAATTCATTTCTTCGATTAATAAAGAGTAATGGCGAATATCAGGAGATGGTCAATCGTTGGCTTATTAATGGTGAATATGAAATGCCGGAACTCAAAAAAACTATAACTAGCGGTACCCTTGTTGTTGGTACGGTGAGCGATAAAGGATTGCCATTTACTGTAATTCAAGATGGAAAGATGATCGGGTTCGATATTGAATTGGTTGAAAGATTTGCATCACATATCGGGAAAGAATTAAAGCTAGTTGATATGGAATTCGGGAGTTTGATAATTGCGGCGGCATCAAAAAAAATAGATATGATTGCCAGTACTTTAATGATTACCGAGGAGAGAAAAAAGCAGATTGATTTTTCTGATGTTTACTATAAACTGGGGGCGAGCATTTTTGCATTATCAAAGAACATTAGTGAAAAAAGTATTCCCCGTCTAAAAACTCTTGATGATATTGCCGACAAGAAAGTTGGAGTATATGCGGGAACAGTCCACGATGGTTTTGTGATGGAAAAATATCCAAAGGCTGAAATTTTTAGATATAATAGTACGCCGGATATGATCCTCGCTTTAAAAACCGGTAAGATTGATGTCTCTTTCTTTGATTACTACAGCGCCGGTATAATATTGAAAGATAATGAAGAAATTGGAATTTTATCCGAAGAGGCGTTAGATCTCCCCCTCGGAATCGGATTCAGTAAAAACAAACCCGAGCTTACTAAAAAGTTTAATAATTTTTTAAAGATGGTGAAGGCAAACGGCAAATTTGATGAGATGTACAAAAAGTGGTTTCAGGATGATATTGAAAAAGCGAAGATGCCTGAGTTTCCCCAAAAACAATATTCGAACAAACTCACTTTAGGAGTATCTGTAGCTGATCTTCCCTATTCCGCTTTTGTTAATGGTGAATATGTTGGCTTTGATATTGAGTTGTTAAAGACATTTGCCGACCATGAAAATATTGAATTGAAAATTATTACTATGGATTTCTCTGCACTAGTTGCAGCACTTGCCGCGGGTAAAGTTGATATGATTGCCGATGGAATTAGCATTACCGAAGAACGAGCCAGGCAAGTTGATTTCTCCGATAAATACCTTGATTTCAGAACTGCTGTACTCGCATTAAAGAGCAATATGGGGCATGAAGTAAATTCAGAAAAATTAACTAATACTATTTCTTTCTTTGAATCGATAAGAAATAGTTTCACCAACAATATTATTGTAGAAAAGCGTTACCTGTTAATAATTGACGGTTTGCGAACCACGGCAATAATATCACTATTATCAATTCTCTTTGGATCAATTCTGGGAAGTTTTATTTGCTACATGCGAATGGCGAAAAAGAAAATTTTGCTTATTCCGGCTAAGATATATATATCACTCTTACGTGGAACCCCGGTTTTAGTTGTATTGATGATAATTTTCTATGTTGTATTTGCCTCAGTTGATATTGATCCGGTGATTGTTGCGGTCGTAGCATTTGGGATGAATTTTGCCGCATATGTCTCGGAAATGTTTAGAACCGGCATTGAAGGTGTTGATAGTGGACAATCTGAAGCTGGCATTGCAATGGGTTTTACAAAAATCGAAACGTTTATTTTTATAGTTCTGCCGCAAGCGGCGAGAAGAATTTTAACTGTTTATAAAGGAGAGGTAATTTCATTGGTGAAAATGACGTCAATTGTAGGTTACATCGCGGTTCAAGATTTAACCAAGGCAAGCGATATAATTAGAAGCAGAACTTTTGATGCGTTCTTTCCATTAATAATGGTTGCTGTACTATACTTTCTAATTTCATGGTTGCTTATGCTTGTACTCGGTTATGTTGAACGGTTGGCTGATCCGAAAACTAAACTAAGGCGGAGTTTATAA
- a CDS encoding ATP-binding protein yields MKENIKAEGIEIIADRENFYQFIFFIENYLAKIEITKEVKSNILLAAEEIIINIIYYAYEKEKGTIAINLWHDENSIYLNFTDYGKPFNPLELQETDVSLPIDERGDGGYGILIVKKIMDSVNYEYRNGKNSITLIKYINK; encoded by the coding sequence ATGAAAGAAAATATAAAAGCGGAAGGTATAGAAATAATTGCTGATCGAGAAAATTTTTATCAGTTCATATTTTTTATTGAAAATTATTTAGCAAAAATTGAAATCACCAAAGAGGTAAAATCGAATATTCTTCTGGCAGCTGAAGAAATCATAATAAATATAATTTACTACGCCTACGAAAAAGAAAAAGGTACAATTGCAATTAATTTATGGCACGATGAAAACAGTATATACCTAAATTTTACTGATTATGGAAAGCCTTTTAATCCATTGGAGTTGCAGGAAACAGATGTTTCTCTACCGATCGATGAAAGGGGTGATGGTGGCTATGGGATTTTAATTGTAAAAAAAATTATGGATTCAGTTAATTACGAATATCGTAACGGTAAGAATTCAATCACTTTAATAAAGTATATCAATAAATAA